The sequence GCAGGCGTTCAACTGGCAACTCCGAGCGCAGGATGGAGGTCAGTGAACCATATTCTCCAATCGACAGTTCCAGTTCACCACTGCTGTCCCGAAATGGCATTGCGTATTGATAAAACTGAATGAAATCAGCATCGGCAGGAATGTTGCGCACGGGTTCGTCGAGGGTGAAGCTGAAATTCCGCCCCTGCGAGTATTCCAATGGTCCGCCAAAGGGCATCAGTCGGGGCGTATAGTTTGCGGTGGTTCGCCGCTGATCCGAAAGCCCAAAATCGACCCGATTGCTGAAAAGCCCTCCGGAAAACTCAACCCCTACGTTGCGCTGGGTTCCCCAGCGGAGAATCTCGGGGGTGTAGGCGCCGATCCTCGCATCTCCGGGTCCATAACTGCCAGCCCGGCTGAAAGGGTCCAGTCCTTCGACATAGCTGTAGCCGTCGGTCTCCAGCGACTCAACCTCCCGCCAGCCGGAAGCCGAGAGCTGCAGTACAACTGCGAAACCCGCGATCCATGATACTACCCTTCTCACCTCTATGCAACGTTCAAGCGATACCCATTAAAGGATGCAATGGCGTCACAAACAAGGCAAATCCCAGCAACAAATTCCGGTTCCCCACCGGGACCCGTACTCTATTGCGCTGTATGGCAAAGCAGATACGGGTGAAAGCGTTGGATGTTCTCCAATGCACCTGGTATTGGAATCTACATGTGTTTCCAGAACTTGTAGTTTGTGTTCTCGATTTCGTGCAGATCCGGCAGCGGAAAAAAACGATTCTGCGTTCCCGAAGCGAACATGAAACCGCCCTGCACAATGCGATACGGGATCTTCTCAAAAGTGCTGTGCAGGCTGATGCCTTTCAGGGGCTTGGATCGCTTGCTGCGAAGCTCCAAAATGGAATCTCGCAGTTTGGACGGGTGCAGCCCTGGTATGGGGGAGAGCAACATCGGATTGGCATCAAAATCCGCCAAAAACTCATCGACCTCCAGTTCGAGCTGTGTGTAAAACAGCGCTGGTGCACCCTTGGGATTGGCAGGGTCGGTGATATAGCTTCCAAATTCCTCAAAGCTGTGGCGCGCGAGGGCCAGCATGCGCAAAGGTGCAATCTCAGCAAACACCCGTAGCGTCGCCTCATCGTGCCCATCCGATTCATGCGGTCCGGGTTGCAGTCCAAGACAGTGGCCTTCCGAAGTTGTCAAATACAACTGCAGAATCGCTTCAAGATCGAGATGCTCGAGAACGCGATAGCAGGAGATGAATTTTGTCGCCTTGGGTCGACCGTCTTCGTGGGGAACCACTTCAGCAACGGCCTCATCAATGCGGAAGTAAGGATGCCGAAAACCCGGATCCACTTCGACAAACATCATCTTGCCATCATAGTGACGGGTGCTACCCGAAATGTAATGCTTTGCAAAATGCTCAGGATCGAGCTGCGAGGCAATGAGTGAGGTGTTGGGATATAGAATGGCGTAAAGTCGAATGGGGAAGTTCATGGCTAAGTCCTGTTAATCGGGTTCATCAGTTTGAAGTGGGGCTTTGATGGCTCACATCGAACCACGCAGCATCGGTGCGATCACGAGGGAAACCACCGCCATCAGTTTGATCAGAATGTTGAGGGAAGGACCGGCAGTATCCTTGAAGGGATCCCCCACCGTATCCCCCACAACAGCAGCTTTGTGGGACTCGCTGCCTTTGCCACCTGCCGCGCCGTTTTCGATCATTTTTTTGGCATTGTCCCAGGCACCTCCAGTATTGGACATGAAAATCGCCAGCACGGCACCCGAGACCATCACACCTGTCAGCAGTCCGGTTAGCATTTCGACTCCACCCAGAAAACCGACCAATACCGGAGTCACCGCCGCAATGATGCCGGGTAACATCATTTCCCGCAGTGCCGCACCCGTGCTGATATCCACACACTTACGGTAGTCGGGTTCATCCGTGCCCTGCATGATGCCGGGTTTTTCACGAAACTGTCGCCGCACTTCCTCAATCATGGCAAACGCGGCCCGACCAATCGCACTCATCGCCAGAGATGAGAATAGATAGGGAATCATCGCTCCAACCAAAATTCCAACCATGACCGGAGTGGACGTAAGATCAATGAACTGCACTCCAGCCTGCTCCTTGAAGGCCGTGAACAGAATCAGGGCGGTAAGCACAGCCGATCCGATGGCAAAGCCCTTGCCAATGGCAGCGGTGGTATTTCCAACGGCATCCAGTTCATCCGTAATGTCGCGCACTCCCGAGGGCAGCTCTGCCATTTCGGCCAAACCACCCGCATTGTCGGCAATCGGACCATAGGCATCGACCGCCAGCTGAATGCCAAGGGTGAGCAGCATGCCCAATGCAGCCATGCCCACACCATAGAGTCCGGCGAGCTGATTGGATGCGAGGATTGCAACAGCCAACACCAGAATCGGTGGCAAAACGGACAGCATGCCCACTCCCATTCCACTGATCAGATTGGTTGCCGAACCCGTCTCACAGGCCTTGACAATGGCCTTGACGGGCGGAGTGTCTGTCCCGGTGAAAAACTCGGTCAACAAGCCGATCATGACACCCGCGACCAGACCCACCAGCATCGCAAAAAATACCTGGTTGGCACCCGCTCCCGCATTGAAGGTTTCTCCGGCCATCACCAGATGAATCGCCGGAAAGGAGAGTAGAGCCGCCAGTGCTGCCGCCGAAAAGAGGCCGACATTCAGGGCGCGCTGCGGGGATTTTCCCGGCTTTGCCCTCACCAGAAAGGTGCCCAAGACGGAGCAGATGACACCGATAAAGCAAAGGATGAGCGGCAGATTCATCAGGCGCAACCGGGTGAGTTCGCTGGCATCCACGGCAAGCGCAAGAATCATACAACCCACAATGGATCCGACATAGGATTCGAAAAGGTCGGCACCCATGCCCGCAACATCTCCCACATTATCCCCGACATTGTCGGCAATGGTCGCAGGGTTTCGGTGGTCGTCTTCCGGAATACCGGCCTCTACCTTGCCGACAAGGTCCGCACCCACATCAGCGGCCTTGGTGAAAATGCCACCGCCCACACGCGCAAACAGCGCAATACTTGATGCGCCAAGAGAGAAACCCGACAGGATGGGCAAGAGGATACCAGCATACTGTTCCATGCTCGTTCCAAACCAGTGCCCACCTACCCAGAGCACGAGGAAGATACCCAGCAGTGCCAGGCCGACCACCGCCATTCCCATGATGCTGCCACCCGTGAAGGACACTCTGAGCGCGGGATGCAGTCCTTGCTGTGCAGCCTCGGTCGTGCGGCAGTTGGCTGCGGTTGCCACACGCATTCCGACAAACCCCGCCAGCGCCGAACAGAGCGCACCCAACAAAAAGGCGAGTGCCTGAAAACGCAGGTTTCCCTGGTTTGCAAGGCCGAGGAAAATCGCCACCACCAGCACAAAGGGAATGAGCACCTTGTATTCTCGCGTGAGAAAGGCCATGGCTCCTTCCGCAACATATCCACTGATGCGCCGAAGATCGGCATTGTCGACACGCTGACGGAAAATCCATCGGGTTTTCACAAAGGCGTACGCAAGAGCAGCTGCTCCACCTGCCGCCGCAAAGAACAGTAAGGCATCCATAGGTAACGTCATGTCGTTCGGATTTGAGTTAACCCTGAGCGCTGCGGGTATGGGGAATGCCCTGGGGTGCAGCGAAGGGATTCAGAATACCCAAAGCAAACCGCAAAAACGCAAAATCACAAATACGGATCACGAATTCTCGGCGATTCGCATCACGTCGACCGACACCGTGCACATGTCATCCAGAAACCCTCCCGCACCCGCAAATGCCGTGATGGTTTCGAACAGCGCATCCACGATGGGTTCGGATTCCAAAAACTCCGGATGGTTCAAGGAATCGAGAAAGCGCTGGCGACCAAACTCCTCTCCTTGCTCTGACTCCAGTTCGGTGATGCCGTCGGTGTAGAAAAACAGGGAATCCCCAGCCTGTAACGACATGCGCGTCGAAGTGTAGCGAAAATTGTCGAGCAGTCCCAGTGCTGGTTCGGGCGTATCCGCAACCGGATCGATGAACCCGACTGAGCCTTGCTGTCGGCTCAGCAGCACGGGAAGCGGGTGTCCCGCGTTGGCATAGCGAAACTCCCCCTTGAGCAGATCGATCACCCCATAAAACGCCGTCACAAACAAGGCACTGTCGAGCTGCTTCAACACCGCATTGAGGCTGCGGTTCACCTTGCGCAGGAAGACATGGGGATAGGGTGTGATCAGCTTCAGCTCTCCCACAAGTCCCTTGAGAATGGCCGTCACGAGCGAGGCCCGAATGCCATGCCCCATCACATCGCAAATGATCACTCCCGCCTGACTGTTGGAAATCGGGATCACCTGAAAAAAATCACCCGCAAGCGTCTCCGACGGAATATAGCGATGTGAAAACCGCAGGGCACTCTTGTGGCTCGACAGATCCCAAATGAAGCTTGGGTAGTTGACCGGAATAAAGGCGGCCTGCACCTTCTTCGCCATCTCCATATCCGCCTCGATCTGTGAATTCTTGCGCTGCAATTCTTCGGCAAGTAGCTGCAATTTCATTTCAGCGCGTTTACGGTCCGTGATGTCGCGGGAGATTCCAAAAGTGCCTACGATGTCGCCATCGCGGGAGTAGAGGGGTGATTTTGTGCTGGAAACCCAGGCCTCACTGCCATCCGCATATTCATCAACCTCGTCCTTGGCATAGATCATCTCGTTATTTTGCATCACCTTCTGCTCGTCGGCGAATTTCTGAATCGCGAGTTTGTAGGGGAACAAGTCAAAGTCACTCTTCCCAATCATATCGTCCGGGGTTTCAAACCCATGGGACTCCGCAAAGAAGCGGTTCACCTTGATGAAGTTGCTCTCCGCGTCCTTGAAGTACACCTTGTCCGGGAGATGATCGAGCAGGTTGTCGAGGTAGATTGCATTCTTGTCGAGCTTTGAGGTCTCGAGCAGCTCCGCAAAGCGACGCAGCATGACTTCAAGCTCAGCCTTCGAAAACTCGCGCTCCGTTTCGCCCGATGCAAAGGCATCCGCCAGAATCCGGTTGATGGGGTCATTGCGTTTCATCCTCAAAACAAAGCACTCAGTGGAGAACGGAGCCGTCAGCGTCTTTCATGCCATCAACATGATCGTTTCTCTGTGTGCTGACAACAGAATACCTTACCCCTTTTTCACTTACAAGAGTGGGCATACCGGAGGGTCGTTCGGCTGAGATTACGTCACCACCATCCGGCCAGCTCTTCTTCATGTTTTTTCGAGTTCCAGCTCCATCATCTGCCGGTCCTTGCTGGCCCATTGATAGAAACAGGTGCTGATGATGGAAAGTGAAACCACCATGTTGAAGATCTTCATGATGATGCCGCCAAGGATTTGATCGTTGAGTGGATCGAGTCCCGGAATCACACGCGGTGCCCAGACGTAGGTTTCGTAGATCGCCACGTTGGCGAAGGAGAGGAAGGCAAAAACTGGCAGCTGTCCCACCATCAGCAAGAAGGCATAGAGGATTTGTACTCCATAAGAAGCCGGAGGCAAATAGCGCCGGGACGGACTCAGAATCGCCCACCACATGAGCACTGCCGTGAGAAACATCGTTGCGTGCTCAAGGATATGAATCGCTTTGTCCTGCAGTGCCAGTTCGTAGAGCAGTGGAATGTGCCAGCCGGTGTAAATCACACTGAACGCCATGCCTGCTGTCACGGGGTGAACCAAGGGTTTCAGCACGCCACGCACGGTCTGCGATTTCAGAAAATGGTCCATCAGCGCACACGGTATCCCGAGGTACATCAGCACCGGAACCACATAGATCAGCAGCATGTGCTGGACCATGTGCATGAAAAACAGATAGTCCTCACCCAACTGGTCGATGGGGGATCCCACCGCGAGGTAGATCACGAGCACACCGGAATGAAAACTGACGGCTTTCAAACGCAGTCCTGTTGCAAGGCGCGAAGGGTCCCAGCGATGGCGCAATGGTCCCGTCCAGATGGCATAAAACCAAGAGATCGACAGGATGGCGATCAGGAGAAAGGGTTCCGTATGCCAGTGCAACTGCATGTCGGGACGAGGGACAGGCTCAGCTCATACAGCGCACTGAGCGACCCGAAAGCGGGTGATCCTGCCCCGGCGAAAGGTCGTCCCCGCCGGAGTGAATCAGATCCGGAGTCGGGTTCCAGCTGATGGCGTCGTGATCAACTCTCTCGGAACTGAACAGCAAGGACAGCGCAATCACGGTTCCGGTCGCCAACACGAGACCCGCCAGGAACAGCAGGGTGTAGATCTTCTTGTCATACACCAGATGCATGAAAATGAAGATCACCGCAAAAAACTTTGCCAGTGAAAGTATGATGAGCGACCAAAAGATGAAGCCCTGCACAAAAGGCAGGAAAATCGCCACCACCTCGATCATGGTGATGAAGCTCAGGATGATCGCCAGATTGTAAAACGTATGGTATTTTTTATCCTCTTCGATCAGCTGGTCTTTGGAGAGCGGAAGGTCTGACATGGGAGATCCTTGGGTTCAGGCTCAAATGTATTCCACCAGGTAAACGGCGGTAAAAATAATAATCCACACGACATCCACGAAGTGCCAGTACAATCCGGCCACTTCCACATCAATCGCGTTATTCACGGTCAGGCGCGGCGTGAAGGAGGCAATCAGCTGACTGAGCAGGATCAGGACGCCAATCGCAACGTGCACACCATGTGTTCCCGTAAGCAGATAGAAGGTGGAACCAAATGTACCCGTATGGATGGTAAAACCATAATGGTGGACAAAATGAGAGAATTCATAGACCTGAAAACCCAGAAAAGTCAGGCCAAACAAAATCACGCCACTGATCATCCACCGATAGCTGGACATATTTTGCTTGTGCAGGGCACTGACCGCCAGAGCCATGAGAAAGGAACTCATGAGCAGGATGAAGCTGCTCGTTGTGGTCAATTCCAGATCGAAGACCTTGCTGGGCGCCAGTTCCGGCTCCGGATACAGCTTTCGGTAGATCAGGTGAGTGGAAATCAGGGTTCCAAAAAACATGCAATCGGACCCTAGAAAGAGCCACATCATGAGTTTTTTGGGATTAATCCCAGTCGATGCATGCGCCGCATCGCCGGATTGCAGAGTGGTTGCTTCGCTCATAGAAAGATACTCAAGGGTTTGCGGTTCCGGTGGATGATTCGTCAGAGGCATCGGATTCGT comes from Puniceicoccaceae bacterium and encodes:
- a CDS encoding sodium-translocating pyrophosphatase; translated protein: MTLPMDALLFFAAAGGAAALAYAFVKTRWIFRQRVDNADLRRISGYVAEGAMAFLTREYKVLIPFVLVVAIFLGLANQGNLRFQALAFLLGALCSALAGFVGMRVATAANCRTTEAAQQGLHPALRVSFTGGSIMGMAVVGLALLGIFLVLWVGGHWFGTSMEQYAGILLPILSGFSLGASSIALFARVGGGIFTKAADVGADLVGKVEAGIPEDDHRNPATIADNVGDNVGDVAGMGADLFESYVGSIVGCMILALAVDASELTRLRLMNLPLILCFIGVICSVLGTFLVRAKPGKSPQRALNVGLFSAAALAALLSFPAIHLVMAGETFNAGAGANQVFFAMLVGLVAGVMIGLLTEFFTGTDTPPVKAIVKACETGSATNLISGMGVGMLSVLPPILVLAVAILASNQLAGLYGVGMAALGMLLTLGIQLAVDAYGPIADNAGGLAEMAELPSGVRDITDELDAVGNTTAAIGKGFAIGSAVLTALILFTAFKEQAGVQFIDLTSTPVMVGILVGAMIPYLFSSLAMSAIGRAAFAMIEEVRRQFREKPGIMQGTDEPDYRKCVDISTGAALREMMLPGIIAAVTPVLVGFLGGVEMLTGLLTGVMVSGAVLAIFMSNTGGAWDNAKKMIENGAAGGKGSESHKAAVVGDTVGDPFKDTAGPSLNILIKLMAVVSLVIAPMLRGSM
- a CDS encoding SpoIIE family protein phosphatase, producing MKRNDPINRILADAFASGETEREFSKAELEVMLRRFAELLETSKLDKNAIYLDNLLDHLPDKVYFKDAESNFIKVNRFFAESHGFETPDDMIGKSDFDLFPYKLAIQKFADEQKVMQNNEMIYAKDEVDEYADGSEAWVSSTKSPLYSRDGDIVGTFGISRDITDRKRAEMKLQLLAEELQRKNSQIEADMEMAKKVQAAFIPVNYPSFIWDLSSHKSALRFSHRYIPSETLAGDFFQVIPISNSQAGVIICDVMGHGIRASLVTAILKGLVGELKLITPYPHVFLRKVNRSLNAVLKQLDSALFVTAFYGVIDLLKGEFRYANAGHPLPVLLSRQQGSVGFIDPVADTPEPALGLLDNFRYTSTRMSLQAGDSLFFYTDGITELESEQGEEFGRQRFLDSLNHPEFLESEPIVDALFETITAFAGAGGFLDDMCTVSVDVMRIAENS
- a CDS encoding cytochrome c oxidase assembly protein, giving the protein MQLHWHTEPFLLIAILSISWFYAIWTGPLRHRWDPSRLATGLRLKAVSFHSGVLVIYLAVGSPIDQLGEDYLFFMHMVQHMLLIYVVPVLMYLGIPCALMDHFLKSQTVRGVLKPLVHPVTAGMAFSVIYTGWHIPLLYELALQDKAIHILEHATMFLTAVLMWWAILSPSRRYLPPASYGVQILYAFLLMVGQLPVFAFLSFANVAIYETYVWAPRVIPGLDPLNDQILGGIIMKIFNMVVSLSIISTCFYQWASKDRQMMELELEKT
- a CDS encoding heme-copper oxidase subunit III — protein: MSEATTLQSGDAAHASTGINPKKLMMWLFLGSDCMFFGTLISTHLIYRKLYPEPELAPSKVFDLELTTTSSFILLMSSFLMALAVSALHKQNMSSYRWMISGVILFGLTFLGFQVYEFSHFVHHYGFTIHTGTFGSTFYLLTGTHGVHVAIGVLILLSQLIASFTPRLTVNNAIDVEVAGLYWHFVDVVWIIIFTAVYLVEYI